One Candidatus Flexicrinis proximus DNA window includes the following coding sequences:
- the trpE gene encoding anthranilate synthase component I gives MAFAPTLSRERTDITPGRDAVLKYFERGDMVPVYRRLLADLETPVSVYLKLHQANLPSFLLESVEGGEQVGRYSFLGVNPRSVLYVKNGIVSRTVAGVTTTRPLEAGEDPLDAVKSEFKRVTPVTIPGLPRLVGGAVGFVSYDAVRYFERLPDTAKTEIDFPEVGFMMPDTLVIFDHAKRTITVLANAYNNGNPDAGYQDAIRRIDQIVVALGKAVPAFPMENGSTPSKPVSTMSQQQFEANVLAAKEYIAAGDAFQIVLSQRFKQQTSATPIMIYRALRALNPSPYMFYLDFGSDFTLMGASPEMLVRLEDGIGTTRPIAGTRPRGSTVEEDECFAQELMADPKEIAEHVMLVDLGRNDIGRVSEYGTVKVTEMMQVERYSHVMHIVSQVEGSVRADMDAFDLLRAVFPAGTLSGAPKVRAMEIIEELEGTRRGPYGGAVGYFSYDGSMDMCITIRSVLLQGDTAYIQAGAGIVADSDPTREYIESINKARATSAAIEFAERGLM, from the coding sequence ATGGCATTTGCACCGACTTTATCCCGCGAGCGCACCGACATCACGCCTGGCCGCGATGCCGTGCTCAAGTACTTCGAACGCGGCGACATGGTTCCGGTCTACCGGCGCCTGCTGGCTGACCTCGAAACCCCGGTCTCCGTCTATCTCAAGCTCCACCAGGCAAACCTGCCGTCATTTCTTCTGGAGAGCGTGGAAGGCGGTGAGCAGGTCGGTCGCTACTCATTCCTCGGCGTCAATCCTCGGAGCGTACTCTACGTCAAGAACGGCATTGTCTCGCGTACCGTAGCGGGCGTGACCACCACTCGGCCGCTCGAAGCAGGCGAAGATCCGCTCGACGCCGTAAAGAGCGAATTCAAGCGGGTGACTCCCGTGACAATCCCCGGCTTGCCGCGTCTGGTTGGCGGCGCCGTGGGTTTCGTCAGCTACGACGCGGTTCGCTACTTTGAGCGCCTTCCCGACACTGCGAAAACTGAAATCGACTTTCCCGAAGTCGGCTTCATGATGCCGGACACGCTGGTGATTTTCGACCATGCCAAACGCACGATTACGGTGTTGGCAAACGCGTATAACAATGGCAATCCCGATGCCGGTTATCAGGATGCCATTCGGCGCATTGACCAGATCGTTGTCGCGCTTGGCAAGGCCGTGCCTGCGTTCCCGATGGAAAACGGCAGCACCCCGTCTAAGCCCGTATCTACCATGTCCCAACAGCAGTTCGAAGCAAATGTCCTGGCCGCCAAAGAGTACATCGCGGCGGGCGATGCCTTCCAGATCGTGCTTTCGCAGCGCTTTAAGCAGCAGACCAGCGCCACACCGATCATGATCTACCGGGCCTTGCGTGCGCTCAACCCCTCTCCCTACATGTTTTATCTCGACTTCGGAAGTGACTTCACGCTTATGGGCGCGTCTCCTGAGATGCTCGTCCGCCTTGAGGACGGCATCGGGACTACCCGTCCCATTGCAGGAACCCGGCCGCGCGGCTCGACTGTCGAGGAAGACGAGTGTTTTGCACAGGAACTGATGGCCGACCCCAAAGAAATCGCCGAGCATGTCATGCTGGTCGATCTTGGGCGGAACGACATCGGTCGCGTGTCGGAGTACGGTACGGTCAAAGTCACTGAGATGATGCAGGTCGAGCGCTATAGCCACGTTATGCATATTGTGAGCCAGGTGGAAGGCAGCGTCCGGGCCGACATGGACGCCTTCGACCTCCTGCGCGCCGTCTTTCCTGCGGGAACGCTGAGCGGAGCCCCCAAGGTTCGCGCAATGGAGATTATCGAGGAACTGGAAGGGACGCGGCGCGGCCCCTACGGCGGGGCAGTCGGCTATTTCAGCTATGATGGGTCTATGGATATGTGCATCACCATCCGTTCAGTGCTGCTGCAGGGCGATACGGCCTACATTCAGGCCGGGGCGGGGATCGTCGCCGACAGTGACCCGACCCGCGAATATATCGAGTCCATCAACAAGGCACGTGCAACGTCGGCAGCAATTGAGTTTGCCGAGCGCGGCTTGATGTAA
- a CDS encoding histidine phosphatase family protein, whose product MTIKRVIFVRPGETDWNFSERWQGWLDVPLNTHGKHQVERLATLMRNISLGVLYSSDLRRAVETAEVIGRYSAIAPKIDARLRERNIGSWQGLRLDEVAVWFPEEFAAYMANRMNFQFPNGESLTQVQIRMKEAFEDILKENAAETVAIVSHTVSIRVLLAHLIEGYDPITARLGNSSVTTIERTASGWRIVVPNDVTHLEGLESRIVNEMEDKLR is encoded by the coding sequence ATGACCATCAAACGTGTAATCTTCGTCCGGCCAGGCGAAACCGACTGGAATTTCTCTGAGCGCTGGCAAGGCTGGCTTGACGTTCCGCTCAACACTCACGGGAAGCATCAGGTTGAACGTCTCGCCACCCTCATGCGCAATATCAGTCTCGGCGTGCTGTACTCCAGCGATCTGCGCCGGGCCGTCGAAACTGCCGAAGTAATCGGACGCTATTCTGCGATTGCACCTAAGATCGACGCACGGCTGAGAGAACGCAACATCGGCTCGTGGCAGGGTCTCAGGCTGGATGAGGTCGCGGTGTGGTTTCCAGAAGAATTCGCCGCTTATATGGCGAACCGGATGAACTTCCAGTTCCCCAATGGCGAGAGTCTGACGCAGGTCCAGATCCGGATGAAAGAAGCATTTGAGGACATTCTGAAAGAGAACGCTGCCGAGACTGTCGCCATCGTCTCGCACACCGTCTCGATCCGTGTCCTTCTGGCCCACCTGATTGAAGGATATGACCCGATCACTGCGCGTCTCGGCAACAGCTCGGTGACGACCATTGAGCGCACGGCAAGCGGCTGGCGGATTGTGGTTCCCAATGATGTCACCCATCTGGAAGGGCTTGAGAGCCGGATCGTTAACGAAATGGAGGACAAACTCCGATGA